One region of Oncorhynchus mykiss isolate Arlee chromosome 8, USDA_OmykA_1.1, whole genome shotgun sequence genomic DNA includes:
- the LOC110529699 gene encoding POU domain, class 3, transcription factor 2-like, with product MSVVLSGVTTSVNRSWPIKSGARRTSGARLCVPLARRQGERERILAAPWRKRVTVKGSFFNKRAITSAPRVMATAASNHYSVLTTPSSAPPPHSESGSMQQAAAYRDAHTLLQNDYTLPGSGHPLSHAHQWITALSHGDGAPWPSSPLGEQDVKPILQSDREEQQNSASLQQQQQQRHPHLAHQAHHDARAWRTSTATTHIPGMATSDGQSLVYSQSGFGLGGAEQMHHHSLRDEDHHSHSPHLSEHGGGGQSSLSHHQHGGHPDHSDEDTPTSDDLEQFAKQFKQRRIKLGFTQADVGLALGTLYGNVFSQTTICRFEALQLSFKNMCKLKPLLNKWLEEADSTSGSPTSLDKIAAQGRKRKKRTSIEVGVKGALESHFLKSPKPGGAEITSIADSLQLEKEVVRVWFCNRRQKEKRMTPIGGQLPGTEDMYGDTPPHHGAQTPVQ from the coding sequence ATGAGCGTGGTGCTGTCAGGGGTAACCACATCTGTCAACCGTTCTTGGCCAATAAAGAGCGGAGCGAGGCGGACCTCAGGTGCGCGCCTCTGCGTCCCCTTGGCACGGCGccagggagaacgagagagaatcCTAGCTGCCCCGTGGCGGAAAAGAGTAACTGTCAAAGGAAGCTTCTTTAACAAGAGAGCTATCACTTCGGCTCCGAGAGTTATGGCGACCGCAGCGTCCAACCACTACAGCGTCCTGACTACCCCCAGCAGCGCGCCGCCGCCGCACTCGGAGTCCGGGAGCATGCAGCAGGCAGCGGCGTACAGGGACGCGCACACCCTGCTCCAGAACGACTACACGCTACCCGGCAGCGGTCATCCCCTCAGCCACGCGCACCAGTGGATAACGGCTCTGTCGCACGGGGACGGGGCTCCGTGGCCGTCGAGTCCCCTCGGAGAGCAGGACGTGAAGCCAATTCTACAGAGCGACCGGGAGGAGCAGCAGAATTCCGCTAGTctacagcaacagcagcagcagcgacatCCTCACCTAGCGCACCAGGCGCATCACGACGCCAGGGCATGGCGAACGAGCACGGCCACCACGCACATCCCCGGTATGGCGACGTCTGACGGCCAGAGCCTGGTGTATTCCCAGTCTGGGTTCGGCCTGGGGGGAGCAGAGCAGATGCACCACCACTCCTTGCGGGACGAAGACCACCACAGCCACAGCCCGCACCTGAGCGAGCATGGAGGTGGGGGCCAGTCGTCTCTCTCGCACCACCAGCACGGGGGACACCCCGACCACTCGGACGAGGACACGCCAACTTCAGACGACCTGGAGCAGTTTGCCAAGCAGTTCAAGCAGCGGCGCATCAAACTGGGCTTTACCCAAGCTGACGTGGGGCTAGCGCTCGGGACCCTGTAtggaaatgtattttcccagACCACTATCTGCAGGTTCGAGGCGCTTCAACTAAGCTTCAAAAACATGTGTAAACTCAAACCACTGCTTAACAAGTGGCTGGAGGAGGCGGATTCCACCTCCGGGAGCCCCACCAGCCTAGATAAAATCGCGGcgcaggggaggaagaggaaaaagAGAACCTCCATCGAGGTGGGCGTCAAGGGGGCTTTGGagagccattttctcaaaagtccCAAACCCGGCGGCGCAGAGATCACCTCCATAGCGGACAGCCTGCAGCTGGAGAAAGAAGTTGTGAGGGTTTGGTTTTGTAACAGACggcagaaagagaagaggatgACGCCCATTGGAGGACAGTTACCTGGAACTGAGGACATGTATGGGGACACACCACCTCACCACGGCGCTCAAACCCCTGTACAATGA